Part of the Weissella coleopterorum genome is shown below.
ACAAACCGATCCCGATTGATCCAGGTCGGATCCTGCGGATTAACGTTAAATTCATTTTTCCACAAAGCATACGCCATTGGGGCTGCCCCAAGTGGCAGCCCTGGATGCCCACTTTGCGCTTTTTGAATCATATCAATACTTAAAAAACGAATCGCATTAATTGCGGCTTGATCCATTCCTGCCAAATTCATAATTTATGCCTCCCCCGATACTATTTTTTTGTCACGTTGATTTAAAATAAAGCTCGTCAATACTACAACACCTAAGAATCCCAAGATTCCAATCGTCAAGGCCAATGCTCCATTTTGTCCCACAGTTCCCAATAAAATACCTGGAACTAAATAATCAGTATCGGCAAACGTTGATGAGGCAAGTGAAAGTGAACCTAATACCGGTAGAATCAATAATGGCAACCATGAAATCAATAAACTATTAACAGCTGATCCAATGATAGCCCCTCGTTTTCCACCAGTCGCATTCCCAAAAATCCCGGCCGCTGCGCCACAAAAGAAATGACCTACTACACCGGGAATAATTACCGTCGTCTTCATCCAAATCATGACTAACATACTTAATGTTCCGACAATAAATGAGACAAAGAATCCAATGAGCACGGCATTAGGTGCATACCCAAAAATGATCGGTACATCTAAGGCCGGCTTTGAATTTGGGACTAGCTTTTTAGCAATTCCTTGGAAAGCAGGAACAATTTCACCTAAAATCATACGTACACCTTGTAAGACTACGACGAAACCAGCCGCAAATGTTCCGGCTTGAATTAAAGCATAAATAATAAAGTTAGTCCCAGCACTTAATTTACGCTCCACAAATGCGGGGCCGGCAGCCACCGCTAAAACGATATAAACGATTGCCATCAAAATCGTAATTGAGATAGTGGAATCTCGTAAAAAGCCTAATGACTTTGGTACATTAATCTTTTCCGTTGAATCTTCTGGGTCACCAAACAAACTACCAATCCAACCAGATAATGCATAACCAATATTACCTGTATGACCCATTGCCACATTATCAGCATGGGTAATTTTTCGCATAAAAGGCTGACATAATGCCGGCGTCACCGTCAACAAAGTTCCTTCAAAAATACCACCTAACAAAATCGTCATCCAAGACTGTCCTAACCCCGCACTAGTCAAGACAACGGCCGATAAACATGAAACATATAACATCGCCTGCCCAGTTAGAAAAACATATTTAAACCGAGTAAAACGGGCTAAGGTAATGTTTACGACCATTCCCACTAACATAATTAAAGCAGTGGAAGACCCGAATTTTGTCAAGGCCATTGCCACTACGGCTTCATT
Proteins encoded:
- a CDS encoding PTS ascorbate transporter subunit IIC, whose amino-acid sequence is MKNILSLFVSIATQPAILVSLIALLGLALQKKKTTELISGTIKTFVGFLVLTGGAGILVTSLDPFAKMFKFALHVQGVVPSNEAVVAMALTKFGSSTALIMLVGMVVNITLARFTRFKYVFLTGQAMLYVSCLSAVVLTSAGLGQSWMTILLGGIFEGTLLTVTPALCQPFMRKITHADNVAMGHTGNIGYALSGWIGSLFGDPEDSTEKINVPKSLGFLRDSTISITILMAIVYIVLAVAAGPAFVERKLSAGTNFIIYALIQAGTFAAGFVVVLQGVRMILGEIVPAFQGIAKKLVPNSKPALDVPIIFGYAPNAVLIGFFVSFIVGTLSMLVMIWMKTTVIIPGVVGHFFCGAAAGIFGNATGGKRGAIIGSAVNSLLISWLPLLILPVLGSLSLASSTFADTDYLVPGILLGTVGQNGALALTIGILGFLGVVVLTSFILNQRDKKIVSGEA